GCGTGGATCGACATCAGCACGCCGAATCCGGTGAGCAACGACACCACGGACGTTCCGCCGTAGCTCACCAGCGGCAAGGGTACGCCCACGACCGGCAGCAACCCGGTGATCATGCCGCCATTGACCATCACGTACACGAAGAACGACATCGCGATCGCGCCGGCCAGAAGGCGCGAATAGGTGTCCTTGCCATTGGCCGCGATCCAGAGGCTGCGGCCGATGATGAAGATGTAGAGCGCCAGCAGCAGCAGCACGCCGACGAGCCCGAATTCCTCGCTGAACACCGAGAAGACGAAGTCGGTGGTGTGTTCCGGCAGGAATTCCAGTCGCGACTGGCTGCCCTGGTGCCAACCCTTGCCGAACACCCCGCCGGCGCCCACCGCGATTTCCGACTGGATGATGTGCCAGCCGTTACCGAGCGGGTCGGCCTCCGGATTCATGAACATGCGTACGCGATTGCGCTGGTACTCGTGCAGGAAATGCCAGGCCACCGGCATGGCGCCGACCGCCAGGCTGATGATGCCGCCGATGCGCCACCAGGAAAGACCCGACAGGAACAGCGCGAACGCGCCGCTGGCGGCCACCAGCAGCGAGGTGCCAAGGTCCGGCTGCTCCGCGATGAGCCCGGCCGGCACGGCGATAAGGATTGCCACGACCAGCAGATCGCGCCAGCTCGGAGGCAACGTCCGGGTGTGGAGATACCAGGCCACCATCATCGGCATCGACAGCTTCATCATTTCCGAAGGCTGGAAGCGGACGAATTTGAGGTCGAGCCAGCGGTTGGAGCCCCGCCCCTCGCCGAACAGCTCCACGGCAACCAGGAGCAGGACCGTCGCGCCGTACAGCCAGGGCGTCCAGTTGCGCAGGGTGCCGGGCGGAATACGCGACACCACCAGAAGCGCAATGCCGCCGAGCACGAAGCGCATGCCCTGATTGATGACGATCGTCGATTCCTTGTCACCGGCGCTGTAGAGCGTGACCAGGCCAATCGTGCCGACCAGCATCAGGGCCAGCAGCAGGGGCAGGTCCAGGCGCGGCTGGCGTGCATGCCGGCGCGCCAGGGCGACCAGTCGATTGGCCAGCTGTTCGATCATCGGACCGCTCCGGCGGGGGATTGAGCCAGGCATCGAGGATCTGCCGCGCCGGTGGCGCCGCGTCGGCCGAGCCGCTGGCGCCGAACTCCAGTACCAGGGCCAGCGCGATCTGCGGTTCTTCCACCGGGGCAAAGGCCACGAACAAGGCCTGGTGCCGCTGCGCTTCGTCGAGTCCGCGCGTGTCCACTTCATCGCCGGTACGCGAGAAGCGCTGCGCGGTGCCGGTCTTGCCGGCCGCGCTGTACGGCGCATCGGCGAACACGCGCTTGGCCGTACCGGTCGGGCCGCTGACCACGGCGACCATGCCGTCGCGCACCGCGTCCCAGTGGGTCATGTTGACAATGAAACTCGGTTCGGGAGGTGGCAGCGGCGCCATCACGATCGGGGCATTGAAACCGTCCTGCGTGGCGCGCAGCAGGTGGATCGGATGGCGCGCACCGCGCGCTGCCAAGATCGCCGTGGCATTGGCCAGCTGGACCGGCGTCACCACCCAGAACCCCTGCCCGATGCCGGCAATCACGGTTTCGCCCGGGAACCAGGGCTTGTCGAACATCGCCCGCTTCCATTCGCGCGACGGCAGGATGCCGCTGCCCTCGCCGATCAGGTCGATCCCGCTGGGCTTGCCAAAGCCGAAACGCCCCAGGTAGGCGGACAGGCGGTCGATGCCCATGTCCAGGGCGAGCGAATAGAAGTAGGTGTTGACCGACTGGGCCAGCGATTCGACCAGGTCCACATGGCCGTGACCGCCCTTGCGCCAGTCGCGATAGCCGCGCTGCTGGCCGGGAATGTGGAACTCGCCGGTCGAGTACACGGTGTCCTGCGGGCTGCGGATACCCAGCTCCAGGCCCGCCACACCCATGAACGGCTTGACCGTGGAGCCGGGCTTGTAGGTTCCCACCAGGGCGCGGTGCAGCAGCGGGCGCAACGGGGAGCTG
This genomic stretch from Tahibacter amnicola harbors:
- the rodA gene encoding rod shape-determining protein RodA → MVALARRHARQPRLDLPLLLALMLVGTIGLVTLYSAGDKESTIVINQGMRFVLGGIALLVVSRIPPGTLRNWTPWLYGATVLLLVAVELFGEGRGSNRWLDLKFVRFQPSEMMKLSMPMMVAWYLHTRTLPPSWRDLLVVAILIAVPAGLIAEQPDLGTSLLVAASGAFALFLSGLSWWRIGGIISLAVGAMPVAWHFLHEYQRNRVRMFMNPEADPLGNGWHIIQSEIAVGAGGVFGKGWHQGSQSRLEFLPEHTTDFVFSVFSEEFGLVGVLLLLALYIFIIGRSLWIAANGKDTYSRLLAGAIAMSFFVYVMVNGGMITGLLPVVGVPLPLVSYGGTSVVSLLTGFGVLMSIHAHRKLVR
- the mrdA gene encoding penicillin-binding protein 2, with translation MRSKRPAIKDNPREVALFQRRAITGFAIIVLLLGVLGGRFFYLQVVRHEEFVTRADQNRIKLRPIAPARGLIFDRNGVLLADNTAAFRLEVIPERVKNLDATLEALGEVVPLTPEDIKRFKDHRRGRRGFQSLPLRFRLSDDEVARFAVNRWRFPGVEVVPYLTRTYPRGAEFGHLVGYVARIDEDDLARLDARADGADLQARYAGTTHMGRTGIERYYEDLLHGEPGYEKVETNADGRALRVLDRVPPKPGKNLYLSIDVRLQEAAEAVFEGKPGSAVAIDPRNGEVLAMVSVPSYDPNLFVNGISHTDYRLLTSSPLRPLLHRALVGTYKPGSTVKPFMGVAGLELGIRSPQDTVYSTGEFHIPGQQRGYRDWRKGGHGHVDLVESLAQSVNTYFYSLALDMGIDRLSAYLGRFGFGKPSGIDLIGEGSGILPSREWKRAMFDKPWFPGETVIAGIGQGFWVVTPVQLANATAILAARGARHPIHLLRATQDGFNAPIVMAPLPPPEPSFIVNMTHWDAVRDGMVAVVSGPTGTAKRVFADAPYSAAGKTGTAQRFSRTGDEVDTRGLDEAQRHQALFVAFAPVEEPQIALALVLEFGASGSADAAPPARQILDAWLNPPPERSDDRTAGQSTGRPGAPACTPAAPGPAPAAGPDAGRHDWPGHALQRR